The genome window TCTGTTTCGTGTCCTGCAACTGAGCACTTTACTCGTTTGTcaagacaacaacacacaatgTTTGCACATTGTACGTATTCTTAATATTGCGTGCCACATGAGTCATGAGTCATGGAACACATTTCAGTGGCATGGTTTGTTTAATTACTTCCTTTCATTTGGTTGTGCTTCCTCAGCTGTTGACAAATGTGCATTTCATTAATGCAGCCCGTGGTGGGTGttggcttgttgttgtttgttgtttacttGGGTCTGATTTAAAGCCGAGCATTGAAAGCGACACCTCGACCTGAAAGCGAGCCACCGCcttgaaattcaatattttgacAGCTTGTACAATTTGAAGCTGAAAATTGTTGTGCTTTATTACACATTTCTCATTCGCGTGCTGAAACTTTTCGTGGACTGAGGGCTGTCGAGGGGGGACAGTTGTCACACACATTGGGTCAAGTTGTCAACGCCACTGTTGCCACGTTCCACATTTAGCCACCCGGTGGTAACCACCCAGCTGGCAACTTGTCGCCACTTTATTAACTGTCAATCTGCGCGTGTTTTGACTTCCACTTTCTTAGACTCGAAACATTCTAGGGTATAGACACAAGGTCTGTTGGACAATATCATGGGCCTTGCCAAACTTTtattcgaaagtaataaaaagaaaagtaatgAAAGAGAAACGCTCGcttataaaactaaaaagaaataatgttCAAGAATTTTCTTAATAAAAGTTAAGATAATGGAAGGAATcttaattgttattgttgttattttatgaCATCATCGAAATTCGATTCTAGATATTCGATAGTATTTCCATCCGATAGTatgtattttacatttttagcAAAGCTTAGCTAATAtcagaaattataattaacttGGATATAAATTCGTGATAAATTTcgatattataaatattcaatagtCCTCTTAATGtaaaatattcacaattttttttaggatttaaatatttaaagtagaaaaatattatttctcgACTTTACTTAATCCTCACTATCTTTGTTAAAAATCTAGTGCACCATCTAAGATCGTTTCTCAATATAGATATAGATTCTTCACTTTCActtgctttattttaattgttagcatttataaagtatttaaatgagTCCTAGTTTATAGAAGATTAAACGTTCTGCCTcgaattttattcaattttcgaCAGCTGCTCTACTTTTAAGAAAATATGCTGTTTTTCAGCTTTAGATGACAGGACATGACACGCACCTCATAGCCGTATCCTGGCATGGCTTTTGCGTCTCAAGATGTCTCCTGTTGCGCTTCGCAAAGCAcgttatttaatatttggcATCGTGTTTTTGCTTCAACGAAAAACAACATATGATATACAAATGTTAAGTTTATTCAATGGGAAAACGCTAAGTGAAGAATGCCATAGAACATATCATGTCCAACTTTTAAGTCGAAATGCACATTCATTTCAGTATGCTGAATTTGATTGTTTGTCTGTGGCGCCGCGCGGGTGTGGCATGCAGATAGTAAAGGGAATGCGGACTGTGgacgcagagagagagagaacattTGTGCCATTAACCCAGTTGGCCAATGCTCGACAGTTGGTTACAACAACATCAAAGCGACAATCCTGACGATGCTCAGATACGATGAGTGCGAATTCGAGTGCTGCCCGCTGGGTTCGAAATGGGAGACGAAGGCTAGCACCCCCAACCTATCCCCCCCACTCTATGGTCTGTCCCTAGCACGATCTTGTTGCTCCCCAGGCCCTCTTCGGCATTGGCTCTGAGCAAACAATGGACGTGCAGTTTGAAGTGCATGACACAATTGCGgatagtaaaataaaagatGACAGAAggaatacatatattgtatatatcaagaaaaaaactaaataaatacaagtgCGACAGTGTGTATGAGTACGgttgagtatgagtatgagtatgagtacgAATACGACTACGAGTACTCATGTGTACATGTATATGCGATGACAGTATAAAACAATGCAACGCCAAATGAAAAGTGCACATTTTTGACAACGACagcgcaaaaacaaattgcatacaaatacattttatctCTGAAGTGTTTTGGCAGCAACTCGACTAAAAGGATAAGGCTGAGGGGAAATGTGCGGTTCAGGTTTCCGAAACCTTGACATGCCACAGTGTTGCCAAAGTTGAGCATAATTTTGTAGTCCCCATCGAATGAATACTGTTGACAACTCTGTCAgattccaaatttattttttgtttaaattctAGATTATTTTTGGAAGTGTAGCGTGTTTAACCACAGCTTCTCCAAgggaatatataatatttattttgacaaaACATGTCTTGTATTACAGAAAGGATTCTTTGGTATTAcggaattttattttgtttattattattcattttcttattattatttcatacatttgaactattaatataaattaccgtgattaatttttctataatCATAATGAATATATGTAACGCCTTATTAATAACATCATTATTATTGGACTGTCTGAATATCTTACACAAGTCAAGAGCAACCTACCTAAAATCCTCCTCTTTAATATACATCTATATGCGAAAAATGAATAACTCTAAAATTTACGTAACTGTGATATTTTCTGAAACTTGTTATTCTTTCACAGCATCTTCTCATTGGAAAAGTAATGATGTAAATGTCATTAAAATAGCATTGAATTGATTACTCATACATAGTAATCAtagtaaagtatatatattatatttaaaatacaagcATCGGCAACGATCCATTAAGCCAGTTTTTCACTGTAGGATGACACTTCATCGCCTTACAAAGATTTAAGTTCATCGATGCACTCTTGTAGTAATAATCCAAGTCGAAAgttgtgaaaaattattgctcgaaAGTGTTCACgagttaattttatttttctgccgaggtaagtttttgattaatcgtttatcgatatcaaacATGGTCACACATGAAAAAGTTGGATGGagcttttatcgataaaagtcCAAACTTTTTTTGAGAATTAGTCAATTGGTCCTAATATGACTACAAGTGACCTAGGGcagaaacttaaatagcaCCCCTCGtatttataatacttataaaaaagaattcattctattattatttatttacaattttaacaTAAGTGAATTTTTCTtcaacttattatttatttttatttatattttaatttttttattattatattttattattatttatactcaAAAAATTGTCATTCATTTTGTGCTCAGGCTATTATAAATCCATATGATTCTCTGCTGACAATAGCAATACTGGTGTAGAAGGAAATCTTGTCCCAGTTTGCTACAAATGTTGGCAAACAATCTAATTTGAGGGCCTACTCCTTAGGCCGTTCCAATTGCCACAGATTACAGTAAGTATAAGCTGGCAGCGTGCCGCGTTCGAAATCTGTTCGCCATTCTCGAATACAATGGCCAATTGTGCTCTGCACATGTTTCCACTTAGAGGGCCTAACACCCGAGAACCACCCGAAAAAGCTCGCTGAAAGCTGAAATCTGAAATCTGAAAGCAGCGGCGAGGATGTCAGACCCATTTGGAACTTGAGGCTGTCAGCGCATAATTGGCTCAATTCAATGGGCGGGCAGTGAAAAATGAGCTCAGGTTAAGGCTGATGGGCACACTTAGAGtgcgaataaataaataattgtgcCCGGATTGTTGTGGCGGGTTCAAAGAGGCAAGAAAGCCAAGCGATAGtcagactgcgactgcgacggtGTCAgccaataaataacaaatttgattttgatatgCCATTTGTTGTGGTGATAATGTGGCCAAAAGGTCATTTCATTTTGCGTCCAATCCGAGCCAATTATAAAGCTAATAAGGAGCGCAAGTTGCAGATACAGTTGCAATTGCCAAATGTTGGGTTTAATTAGCTTGGCATATACGAAAACCCGTTTGAACCTAAACCTAAACCGACCGCCAACGTTTGTAATTTAAAACTGTCAACGACAGGCGACGCGCAACGTTGGGTGATGGGCGGGTTGAATAAAAGGGGTGGGTAGGGGAGGGgagactgtgtgtgtgcggcacaTGTCCACGATGAGGACTCAGCGAGGACTAAGGACTATAATTTATTAGCAACAGTCACCACATAGACTcagttgccacgcccattgcACAACGCACCGCCCTGAACGCCCACAGCTCACTCCACGCACCATGATAAATGGCATTTATATTGGGTTACAGTTGCCAACGTTTTGTGGAAACTAACGGCACACTTTTGCATGCCATAATTATCAGTCTAGCATTTTGCTCCAgtcatcataatcatcatcgtcatcatcatcatcatcgtcgtgaTCATTATTATTTGCCAACCTAAAACCTCGAAGCCGACAGTTGTAATTATTTGCCATAATACGACATTATTTATGCCCATTTAATGCTAATTCTGTTTGAAAATATCCCTTTAAAAAGAGTTGACAAGCTTGTGGCGTAGAAATTAGTGCAGGaagtttcaatttattattcattcgcttggcatttgaataaattaacttGAGTTGTATTCAccatttgcaaaatttgcattctAATGACGTAAACAAAGTAAAAATCTTTACAACTATGAAATCATGTTGAAAAACTAGGCAACAAATACTGTTTTGCTAATCCTTCAAGTCCGTGAATTTGAACTGCAAAGGAATGCGAGGCGTGGAAAGCTGATAGGCAATAAAGGGCTTATCTGCCGGATGATTAAACTCAACCTCGAAGTGTCTCAGCAAACGTGCCACACCGACTTCCAGCTCCATTTCGGCAATGCGTCGTCCAATGCAACTGCGTGCCCCAAAGCCAAACGGCAAGTATGCAAACGGATGACTGGACTTCGTGGCCACCGGGCAACCGGACTCCTTTTCCGTTTGACTCTCACGCAGCCAACGCTCAGGTATAAACTCGTCTGCTTGCGAAAAGTGTTTGGGATTGCGCCAGAGGTTCAAGTGCACCATGGCTACCTCACTGCCTTTAGGCACCTTGTAACCGCTGAGCACCAGCTCCTGGCGTATGGTGCGCACATTAGCCGAGGTCAGTGGGTAATAGCGAAGGCTCTCCTTGATGCAGGCACGCAAATAAGGCAAATTCTTCATGGACTCCACAGTCAGAGGCGTATCCTTCTCTGGCAGAATGCCGCGTATTTCCGCGCGTAACTTTGCCTGTTTCTCCGGATGTTGAGCGAGTGCTAGGAGTATAGCGGCAAAAGTGCTTGTTGTCTGCAATTTGAGTAAATCTCTTGATTAGTAACGTTGCATAAAAGTATAGCTATCGGTGTACTCACTGTGTCGACTCCAGCAAAGAGCATGTCCATGGCCATCACAACAGCATATTTGCGATTGATGGCTAACAGTTTCTCTAGCACACTCTTCTCAGCATCGCTTTTCACATTCTTATCCTTCTCGATGCGATCAATTGCCTCCTGAACATAGCCATCCGTAATGTCGATAGCTTCATCCAATAAGCCGAGCACCTCCTTTAGTTTGCGCGTCTTGAACTGACGCCACAAAGAGGGCTTAATCTCAAGATCGACGGCCAGATCGAAGAATCGTCGAAGCAACGTAAAGAAGTGACGACCTGTTGGATTACTGTTGTCTATGAGTCCTAACTGACGATCCAAAGCAACCATTCCCACAGATTCCAATGTCCAAGCGCTGATCTCCTCCTTAAAATTTTCAGGAACTTCATTCGTCTCAACATCGCGAATTTGCTTGATGCTGTTAAGGAaattttaatactatattcaataaatttcaagttttCGACTTACCGATCTATAAACTGCTGGTTGATCTTGTCCAATGAGCCCAAATAAAGTTTGACGTTCTTTGGATGTATAATAATTGGATTTACAGCCGATCGCATTTTACCCCACTCCTCGTTCTGTGACGTAATCAGTCCCGGTTCCTCCCCGAAATAGTCCTTACGGTACACCGTGCGATAATAGTTGAGCAGCTCGAAGCCCTTGCGATAGGGATAGGCACCATCGTGGCGAAAAACAGTTTCGAAATCATCGGGATTCTGGGTGAGCACAATTGGTGGCTTACCAAAAAGACCAGATAACATGACGATATCGCTGTTTGCGTCTTTCAGCAGTCCCTTGGATATGTCATTCAAGTCGGCACCGTCATATTTGCCACCTGGTCTGAAATTCCAAAGTGCAGTCAACTTCTTTGCCGTTGGCATCTCCTTAAGCGGCCTTCCTTCTGCCGGATTGGGTGTTGTTCCATAGCCACGCTGGCGCTGCTGTAATGACATATAACAtgaagtataaaaatatatatgacacTTCGTATAACGTCTAGCAATATTACTTAATACACACACTTGGCTTGACTTTGTtgctgtatatatgtacatataacaTTAGGTATGCTATACGTATAACATTACGTATAACAATGGGACTGTGCTAATTCTACGTACCTGCTGCAGAGCAACTGTTGCATAGCACTTCATTTCAGTTGTTTTCAGGCAATTTATGATGGCACTGCTGCCAAGTAATTTTAGCTGAGTCATTGTgactttgctttgttttcgtTGCGTCTCGctctttca of Drosophila nasuta strain 15112-1781.00 chromosome 3, ASM2355853v1, whole genome shotgun sequence contains these proteins:
- the LOC132791678 gene encoding cytochrome P450 CYP12A2-like: MTQLKLLGSSAIINCLKTTEMKCYATVALQQQRQRGYGTTPNPAEGRPLKEMPTAKKLTALWNFRPGGKYDGADLNDISKGLLKDANSDIVMLSGLFGKPPIVLTQNPDDFETVFRHDGAYPYRKGFELLNYYRTVYRKDYFGEEPGLITSQNEEWGKMRSAVNPIIIHPKNVKLYLGSLDKINQQFIDRIKQIRDVETNEVPENFKEEISAWTLESVGMVALDRQLGLIDNSNPTGRHFFTLLRRFFDLAVDLEIKPSLWRQFKTRKLKEVLGLLDEAIDITDGYVQEAIDRIEKDKNVKSDAEKSVLEKLLAINRKYAVVMAMDMLFAGVDTTTSTFAAILLALAQHPEKQAKLRAEIRGILPEKDTPLTVESMKNLPYLRACIKESLRYYPLTSANVRTIRQELVLSGYKVPKGSEVAMVHLNLWRNPKHFSQADEFIPERWLRESQTEKESGCPVATKSSHPFAYLPFGFGARSCIGRRIAEMELEVGVARLLRHFEVEFNHPADKPFIAYQLSTPRIPLQFKFTDLKD